From one Simplicispira suum genomic stretch:
- the rpsU gene encoding 30S ribosomal protein S21 has product MTTVRVKENEPFDVALRRFKRTIEKLGLLTDLRAREFYEKPTAERKRKKAAAVKRHYKRVRSMQLPKKMY; this is encoded by the coding sequence ATGACAACCGTCCGTGTAAAAGAGAACGAACCCTTTGACGTAGCACTGCGCCGCTTCAAGCGCACCATCGAAAAGCTCGGCCTGCTGACCGACCTGCGCGCCCGTGAGTTCTACGAGAAGCCCACCGCAGAGCGCAAGCGCAAGAAGGCTGCTGCCGTCAAGCGCCACTACAAGCGCGTGCGCAGCATGCAGTTGCCCAAGAAGATGTACTGA
- the cysE gene encoding serine O-acetyltransferase: MFSRLRSDIQCILERDPAARSTFEVLTCYPGLHALWLHRRAHWCWTHGLKWLGRFISHLARWFTGIEIHPGAKIGERVFFDHAMGVVVGETAEIGDGCTIYQGVTLGGTSLYKGAKRHPTLGKDVVVSAGAKVLGGFEVGDGAKIGSNAVVIKPVPAGATAVGIPARIIPSKAGESADVTEPQAPKFTAYGITQEDDPLSQAMRGLVKSAGSQEHQIALLWQAIEKLSAGQHTQSCVPGDAALKEQFEAGKFNDLIGK, encoded by the coding sequence ATGTTCTCCCGCCTGCGCTCCGACATCCAATGCATCCTGGAGCGCGACCCGGCCGCGCGCAGCACGTTCGAGGTGCTCACCTGCTACCCCGGCCTGCACGCCTTGTGGCTGCACCGGCGCGCGCACTGGTGCTGGACCCATGGCCTGAAGTGGCTGGGCCGGTTCATCTCGCACCTGGCGCGCTGGTTCACCGGCATTGAAATCCACCCCGGCGCCAAGATCGGCGAGCGCGTGTTTTTCGACCACGCCATGGGCGTGGTGGTGGGCGAGACCGCCGAAATCGGCGACGGCTGCACCATTTACCAGGGCGTCACACTCGGCGGCACCTCGCTGTACAAGGGGGCCAAACGCCATCCCACGCTGGGCAAGGATGTGGTCGTCAGCGCCGGCGCCAAAGTGCTGGGCGGCTTCGAGGTTGGCGACGGCGCAAAAATTGGCAGCAACGCCGTGGTCATCAAGCCCGTTCCCGCAGGCGCCACGGCGGTGGGCATTCCGGCGCGCATCATTCCGTCGAAGGCAGGCGAGAGTGCCGACGTGACCGAACCCCAGGCCCCCAAGTTCACGGCCTACGGCATCACGCAAGAGGACGACCCGCTCTCGCAGGCCATGCGCGGCCTGGTGAAAAGCGCCGGCTCGCAGGAGCACCAGATTGCACTGCTCTGGCAAGCCATTGAAAAACTATCGGCTGGCCAGCACACCCAGAGCTGTGTACCGGGTGACGCGGCGCTGAAAGAGCAGTTCGAGGCGGGCAAGTTCAATGATTTGATCGGCAAATAG
- a CDS encoding aldolase/citrate lyase family protein — MPAHNPFKSALAAGQPQIGLWLTMADAYLAEVAATASFDWLLIDGEHAPNDLRSTLAALQAIAPYPSHPVVRVPLGDTALIKQVLDIGAKSLLVPMVDTAEQARAVAAATLYPPQGMRGMGSAVARSSRWTDRTDYLDIADDEICLLVQAETVTAMKNLPDICAVDGVHGVFIGPADLSASMGHRSDPAHPDVQAAIENAIDTIVASGKAAGIITPDPALAEHYLQRGCSFVAVGVDVLVFANAARQLRARFGADGVSAMGVPAKENATRRAY; from the coding sequence ATGCCCGCCCACAACCCCTTCAAATCCGCCCTGGCCGCAGGCCAGCCCCAGATCGGCCTTTGGCTCACCATGGCGGACGCCTACCTCGCCGAAGTGGCCGCCACCGCCAGCTTCGACTGGCTGCTGATCGACGGCGAACACGCCCCCAACGACCTGCGCAGCACCCTCGCTGCCCTGCAGGCCATTGCACCCTACCCTTCGCACCCGGTAGTGCGCGTGCCGCTGGGCGACACGGCACTGATCAAGCAGGTGCTCGACATTGGCGCCAAGTCGCTGCTGGTGCCCATGGTCGACACGGCCGAGCAGGCCCGCGCCGTCGCCGCCGCCACGCTGTACCCACCGCAGGGCATGCGCGGCATGGGCAGTGCGGTGGCGCGCTCGTCGCGGTGGACGGACCGCACCGACTACCTGGACATTGCCGACGACGAAATCTGCCTGCTGGTACAGGCCGAAACCGTGACGGCCATGAAAAATTTGCCGGATATCTGCGCCGTCGACGGGGTGCACGGCGTGTTCATTGGCCCGGCGGATCTATCGGCCTCCATGGGCCACCGCAGCGACCCGGCGCACCCCGACGTGCAGGCGGCCATTGAGAACGCCATCGACACCATCGTCGCCAGCGGCAAGGCGGCCGGAATCATCACGCCCGACCCGGCGCTGGCGGAACACTACCTGCAGCGCGGCTGCAGCTTCGTGGCCGTGGGCGTGGATGTACTGGTGTTCGCCAACGCTGCGCGTCAGTTGCGCGCGCGCTTTGGCGCCGATGGAGTGTCCGCCATGGGAGTGCCCGCCAAGGAAAATGCCACCCGCAGGGCCTACTGA
- a CDS encoding tartrate dehydrogenase, whose product MTQTPAFKIAAIAGDGIGKEVMPEGLRVLQAAAQRFGLQLDITPIAWASCDYYAAHGKMMPDDWKAQLAGMDAIFFGAVGWPATVPDHVSLWGSLLKFRREFDQYINLRPVRLFEGVPCPLAGRKPGDIDYLVVRENTEGEYTSLGGIMYEGTEREIVIQESVYSRHGAHRLLKYAFDLAQSRPRKHVTLATKSNGIAISMPWWDQRAEHIAQGCPEVTLDKQHIDILTARFVLQPGRFDVVAATNLFGDILSDLGPATTGTIGLAPSANLNPERLFPSLFEPVHGSAPDIYGQNIANPIAMIWSGALMLDFLTHGQGAGRAAHDAIVAAMEEVIKNGPRTPDLGGTANTTQVGEAIAGVVAQHKK is encoded by the coding sequence ATGACCCAGACCCCAGCGTTCAAGATCGCCGCCATCGCCGGAGACGGCATCGGCAAAGAAGTCATGCCCGAGGGGCTGCGCGTGCTGCAGGCCGCCGCACAGCGCTTTGGCCTGCAGCTGGACATCACCCCCATCGCCTGGGCCAGCTGCGACTACTACGCCGCCCACGGAAAAATGATGCCGGACGACTGGAAGGCCCAGCTCGCTGGCATGGACGCCATCTTCTTCGGCGCCGTGGGCTGGCCCGCCACCGTGCCCGACCATGTCTCGCTGTGGGGGTCTCTCCTCAAATTCCGCCGCGAGTTCGACCAGTACATCAACCTGCGCCCCGTGCGCCTGTTTGAAGGCGTTCCCTGCCCGCTGGCGGGCCGCAAACCGGGCGATATCGACTACCTGGTGGTGCGCGAGAACACCGAGGGCGAATACACCTCGCTCGGCGGCATCATGTACGAGGGCACCGAGCGAGAAATCGTCATCCAGGAATCGGTCTACTCGCGCCACGGCGCCCACCGTTTGCTGAAATACGCCTTCGACCTGGCGCAAAGCCGCCCGCGCAAACACGTCACCCTGGCCACCAAGAGCAACGGCATCGCCATCAGCATGCCCTGGTGGGACCAGCGCGCCGAGCACATTGCCCAGGGCTGCCCCGAAGTCACACTGGACAAGCAGCATATCGACATCCTCACCGCGCGCTTTGTGCTGCAGCCGGGCCGCTTCGACGTGGTGGCCGCCACCAACCTGTTTGGCGACATCCTCTCCGACCTGGGCCCCGCCACCACCGGCACCATCGGCCTGGCGCCGTCCGCCAACCTGAACCCCGAGCGCCTGTTCCCCAGCCTGTTCGAGCCCGTGCACGGCTCGGCGCCCGACATCTACGGCCAGAACATCGCCAACCCCATCGCCATGATCTGGTCGGGCGCGCTGATGCTCGATTTTCTGACCCACGGCCAGGGTGCCGGGCGCGCCGCGCACGATGCCATCGTGGCGGCGATGGAAGAAGTCATCAAAAACGGACCGCGCACGCCGGATTTGGGCGGCACGGCGAATACGACGCAGGTGGGGGAGGCGATAGCAGGGGTGGTTGCCCAGCATAAGAAATGA
- a CDS encoding ArsR/SmtB family transcription factor, whose product MNTNRIAHVAALVGEPARTAMLLALMDGRALTARELADAARIAPATASRHLALLVEAALLQVQPQGRHRYHRLASAEVAQMLEGLMQLAAPQATRRVATGPADAALRTARSCYDHLAGRLGVAIASHLLDCGAVHLDVDGAAAHVTPELDATLRPLGIAADTLTGQGGRRPACRPCLDWSERRMHLAGRLGLLICRHALDSGWLLRGAGTRALAISPKGAVAMRDWLGLERWREVAGD is encoded by the coding sequence ATGAACACCAACCGCATCGCCCATGTTGCCGCCCTGGTCGGAGAGCCGGCGCGCACCGCCATGCTGCTGGCGCTGATGGATGGGCGCGCGCTCACCGCCAGGGAGCTGGCCGACGCCGCGCGCATCGCCCCGGCCACCGCCAGCCGCCACCTGGCCTTGCTGGTCGAGGCGGCCTTGCTGCAGGTGCAGCCGCAGGGGCGGCACCGCTACCACCGCCTGGCCTCTGCCGAAGTGGCGCAGATGCTCGAAGGCCTGATGCAACTGGCCGCTCCGCAGGCAACGCGCCGCGTGGCCACCGGGCCTGCGGACGCTGCGCTGCGCACGGCGCGCAGTTGCTACGACCACCTGGCCGGGCGCCTGGGCGTCGCCATCGCCAGCCATTTGCTCGATTGCGGGGCGGTACACCTCGACGTCGATGGTGCGGCGGCACACGTGACGCCCGAACTTGATGCGACGCTGCGCCCCCTCGGTATCGCTGCCGATACGCTCACGGGGCAGGGCGGCCGCCGGCCCGCGTGCCGCCCCTGTCTCGATTGGAGCGAGCGGCGCATGCACTTGGCGGGCCGGCTGGGCTTGCTGATTTGTCGCCATGCTCTGGACAGCGGCTGGTTGCTGCGCGGCGCCGGTACGCGCGCGCTCGCCATTTCCCCCAAGGGTGCGGTAGCGATGCGTGATTGGCTGGGCCTGGAGCGCTGGCGCGAAGTGGCTGGCGATTGA
- the mog gene encoding molybdopterin adenylyltransferase, with protein MTDPALPPPEPVKIGIVSISDRASSGVYEDKGLPALQDWLVRALHNPIEFVPRLIADEQQTISDTLVALVDAGCSLVLTTGGTGPAPRDVTPEATLAIAHKEMPGFGEQMRSISLRFVPTAILSRQVAVVRSQSLIINLPGQPKAIAETLEGARAADGSLLAAGIFAAVPYCIDLIGGPYLETREAVCKAFRPKTAQRPLRD; from the coding sequence ATGACTGACCCCGCCCTGCCCCCACCCGAGCCGGTGAAGATCGGCATCGTTTCCATCAGCGACCGTGCCAGCAGCGGCGTCTATGAAGACAAGGGCCTGCCGGCGCTGCAAGACTGGCTGGTGCGCGCATTGCACAACCCCATCGAGTTTGTGCCGCGCCTGATTGCCGACGAGCAGCAGACCATCAGCGACACCCTGGTGGCTCTGGTGGACGCCGGCTGCAGCCTGGTGCTGACCACCGGCGGCACCGGCCCGGCCCCGCGCGACGTGACGCCCGAGGCCACGCTGGCCATCGCGCACAAGGAGATGCCGGGCTTTGGCGAGCAGATGCGCAGCATCAGCCTGCGCTTTGTGCCCACGGCCATCCTCTCGCGCCAGGTGGCGGTGGTTCGCAGCCAGAGCCTGATCATCAACCTGCCCGGCCAGCCCAAGGCCATTGCCGAAACCCTGGAAGGCGCCCGCGCCGCCGATGGCAGCCTGCTGGCCGCCGGCATTTTTGCCGCCGTGCCGTACTGCATCGACCTGATTGGTGGACCGTACCTGGAGACGCGCGAGGCGGTGTGCAAGGCGTTTCGGCCCAAGACGGCGCAACGGCCTTTGCGCGACTAG
- a CDS encoding antibiotic biosynthesis monooxygenase family protein: MIAVIFEVQPSAAGRQAYLDTAAALRATLESMDGFISVERFESLSQPGKLLSLSFWQSEAAVARWRALPAHRQAQAAGRAGAFTDYRLRVARVLRDYGLTERAGAPEDSRRHHGESL, translated from the coding sequence ATGATTGCCGTGATCTTCGAAGTCCAGCCCAGCGCTGCGGGGCGCCAGGCCTATCTGGACACTGCCGCCGCCCTGCGCGCCACGCTCGAATCCATGGATGGCTTCATCTCGGTGGAGCGCTTTGAAAGCCTCAGCCAGCCCGGCAAGCTGCTCTCGCTGTCGTTCTGGCAGAGTGAGGCGGCCGTCGCCCGCTGGCGCGCCCTGCCCGCACACCGCCAGGCGCAAGCTGCGGGCCGCGCCGGGGCGTTTACCGACTACCGCCTGCGCGTGGCCAGGGTGCTGCGCGACTACGGACTGACCGAGCGCGCCGGGGCACCGGAAGACTCGCGCAGGCACCACGGCGAATCGCTATAA
- the pmbA gene encoding metalloprotease PmbA, with the protein MNPTDTRADTGFSYSRPFFEELVNQALKHAKKLGATDAAAEASEGSGLSVGVRKGELETVERNRDKSLGVTVYVGQRRGNASTSDFSRAAIEQTVQAAYDIARFTAADPMAGLPDEADIAPPETHRTDLELFHPWALTSEEAARIALECEAAAFATSRRITNSEGAGVSAQQSHFFTAHTRGFRGGYATSRHSLSCAPIAKSPGKRGDMQRDAWYTSMRDAQELAAPAAVGRYAAERALSRLGSRKMPTTECPVLFESTLAAGLLGAFVQAVSGGALYRKSSFLLDSLGKQVFPRHIDLLEDPFVRRGKGSSPFDEEGVRVQPRKVVDAGRVQGYFLSSYSARKLGMKTTGNAGGSHNLVLTSRRTRKDDDLAAMLQKLGTGLFVVELMGQGVNYVTGDYSRGASGFWVENGEIAFPVHEITIAGNMRDMLKGIEAVGADVYNYGAKTVGSVLVNRMKVAGS; encoded by the coding sequence ATGAACCCAACAGACACCCGCGCCGACACCGGCTTCAGCTATTCCCGTCCTTTCTTCGAGGAGCTGGTCAATCAGGCCCTGAAGCATGCCAAAAAGCTCGGCGCCACCGACGCCGCAGCCGAAGCCTCCGAAGGCAGCGGCCTGTCGGTGGGCGTGCGCAAGGGCGAGCTGGAGACCGTGGAGCGCAACCGCGACAAATCGCTGGGCGTCACGGTCTACGTCGGCCAGCGGCGCGGCAATGCGAGCACGTCGGACTTTTCGCGCGCCGCCATCGAGCAAACCGTGCAAGCGGCCTACGACATTGCCCGCTTCACCGCAGCCGACCCCATGGCCGGCCTGCCCGACGAAGCCGACATCGCCCCGCCCGAGACGCACCGCACCGATCTGGAGCTGTTCCACCCCTGGGCCTTGACGAGCGAGGAAGCGGCGCGCATTGCACTGGAATGCGAGGCGGCTGCCTTCGCCACCAGCCGGCGCATCACCAACAGCGAAGGCGCCGGCGTATCGGCGCAGCAAAGCCATTTCTTCACCGCCCACACGCGCGGCTTTCGCGGCGGCTACGCCACCTCGCGCCACAGCCTTTCCTGCGCGCCCATTGCCAAGAGCCCCGGCAAGCGCGGCGACATGCAGCGCGACGCCTGGTACACCTCCATGCGCGACGCGCAGGAACTCGCTGCGCCCGCAGCCGTAGGCCGCTACGCCGCCGAACGCGCCCTCTCACGCCTGGGCAGCCGCAAGATGCCCACCACCGAATGCCCGGTGCTCTTTGAGTCCACCCTGGCCGCTGGTCTGCTCGGCGCCTTTGTGCAGGCCGTCAGTGGCGGCGCGCTGTACCGCAAGAGCAGCTTTTTGCTCGACTCGCTGGGAAAACAGGTCTTTCCCAGGCACATCGATCTGCTCGAAGACCCCTTTGTCCGGCGCGGCAAGGGCAGCTCGCCCTTTGACGAAGAGGGCGTGCGCGTGCAGCCCCGCAAGGTGGTGGACGCCGGACGCGTGCAGGGCTACTTCCTCAGCAGCTATTCGGCGCGCAAGCTGGGCATGAAGACCACCGGCAACGCAGGCGGCTCGCACAACCTGGTGCTCACGTCCCGCCGCACCAGGAAAGACGACGACCTGGCCGCCATGCTGCAAAAGCTGGGTACGGGCCTCTTCGTCGTCGAACTCATGGGCCAGGGCGTGAACTACGTGACGGGCGACTACTCGCGCGGCGCCAGCGGTTTCTGGGTGGAGAACGGCGAAATCGCCTTTCCGGTGCACGAGATCACCATCGCCGGCAACATGCGCGACATGCTCAAGGGCATCGAAGCCGTGGGCGCGGATGTGTACAACTACGGCGCCAAGACGGTGGGCTCGGTGCTGGTGAATCGAATGAAGGTGGCGGGGAGCTGA
- a CDS encoding NIPSNAP family protein: MTLTCFIRYELDPFQIDAFRDYAGHWGRIIPRCGGHLLGYFLPCEGSNYEAWGLIAFDSLAAYEAYRTRLRADPEGRANFERAQRQRFILREERSFTEVVDGTLGRAALTEGATP; this comes from the coding sequence ATGACCCTCACCTGCTTTATCCGCTACGAACTCGACCCGTTCCAGATCGACGCCTTCCGCGACTACGCCGGGCACTGGGGCCGCATCATCCCGCGCTGCGGCGGGCATTTGCTGGGTTACTTTTTGCCCTGCGAGGGCAGCAACTACGAAGCCTGGGGACTGATCGCGTTCGACAGCCTGGCCGCGTACGAGGCCTACCGCACCCGCTTGCGCGCCGACCCCGAAGGCCGCGCCAACTTCGAGCGCGCGCAGCGCCAGCGCTTCATCCTGCGCGAGGAGCGCAGCTTCACCGAGGTGGTGGACGGCACCCTGGGGCGCGCCGCACTGACCGAAGGTGCCACGCCATGA
- the yjgA gene encoding ribosome biogenesis factor YjgA: MSRKPKKGYYVRGQFVAEGSELDVELKAELKGTPDASRTDLKRESDALQDLGKELLTLRADLLAGLQLPDKLQDALQEARRITNFEGKRRQMQFVGKLMRKLDEATVEAARAALDVQHSGSAQEKMALHQAEQWRDRLIAEDAAQAEWIAQHPDTDIQQLRALIRQARKDAQSAHDAKVAESTGAAPRKGRAYRELFALVRAQLGGTDHAGDEAPDEDEPND, encoded by the coding sequence ATGTCACGCAAACCCAAAAAAGGCTACTACGTGCGCGGCCAGTTCGTTGCCGAAGGCAGCGAACTCGACGTCGAACTCAAAGCCGAGCTCAAAGGCACGCCCGATGCGAGCCGCACCGATCTCAAGCGCGAGAGCGATGCCCTGCAAGATCTGGGCAAAGAATTGCTCACGCTGCGCGCCGACCTGCTCGCCGGCCTGCAACTGCCCGACAAGCTGCAAGACGCCCTGCAGGAGGCGCGGCGCATCACCAATTTCGAGGGCAAGCGCCGGCAGATGCAGTTTGTCGGCAAGCTCATGCGCAAGCTTGACGAGGCCACCGTAGAGGCCGCCCGCGCCGCACTCGACGTGCAGCACAGCGGCTCGGCCCAAGAGAAGATGGCGCTGCACCAGGCCGAGCAGTGGCGCGACCGCCTGATCGCCGAAGACGCCGCGCAGGCCGAGTGGATTGCCCAGCATCCCGACACCGACATCCAGCAACTGCGCGCACTGATCCGCCAGGCACGCAAAGACGCGCAGAGCGCCCACGACGCCAAAGTTGCCGAGTCCACAGGCGCTGCGCCGCGCAAGGGCCGCGCCTACCGCGAGCTGTTTGCGCTGGTGCGCGCCCAGCTTGGCGGCACGGACCATGCCGGCGACGAAGCCCCCGACGAAGACGAGCCCAATGACTGA
- a CDS encoding GatB/YqeY domain-containing protein: MSLKDQITEDMKTAMRAKDSERLGTIRLLLAACKQREVDERIVLDDAAVVAIVDKLIKQRKDSITAFEGANRQDLADKEKSEMAVLQAYLPERMSAEETAVAVQAIVIELGAKGQGDMGKVMGVVKTRLAGKADMGQVSAAVKAALAG; this comes from the coding sequence ATGAGCCTCAAAGACCAGATCACCGAAGACATGAAAACCGCCATGCGCGCCAAGGACAGCGAGCGCCTGGGCACCATCCGCTTGCTGCTGGCTGCCTGCAAGCAGCGCGAAGTCGATGAGCGCATCGTGCTGGACGACGCTGCGGTGGTGGCCATCGTCGACAAGCTCATCAAGCAGCGCAAGGACAGCATCACGGCCTTCGAGGGCGCGAACCGCCAAGACCTGGCCGACAAGGAAAAGTCCGAAATGGCGGTGTTGCAAGCCTACCTGCCCGAGCGCATGTCGGCCGAGGAAACCGCCGTAGCGGTGCAAGCCATCGTGATCGAGCTGGGCGCCAAGGGCCAGGGCGACATGGGCAAGGTCATGGGCGTGGTCAAGACGCGCCTTGCGGGCAAGGCCGACATGGGCCAGGTGTCCGCCGCCGTGAAGGCTGCGCTGGCGGGTTGA